One window of the Alphaproteobacteria bacterium genome contains the following:
- a CDS encoding lysophospholipid acyltransferase family protein encodes MLKRLTRKPAVRTFLVWLGAVYILSVRHTTRWRVEGDDAAAGLWAAGKPFILAFWHGRLLLMTVYWQRKVPMNMLISQSADGELIARTIGRIGISAIRGSSKRGGALAVRSMVKVARAGECIGFTPDGPRGPRMHASSGIIDVARLSGLPILPVTLSTRRHRVLNSWDRFCVPLPFSRGIIRWGTPLEVARDADEAVCEAARADLEANLVALTDAADRACGRDPVQPAEAPAAQAPLDAVAQ; translated from the coding sequence GTGCTCAAACGCCTGACCCGCAAACCGGCGGTCCGAACCTTCCTCGTATGGCTTGGGGCGGTTTACATCCTGTCCGTGCGCCACACCACCCGGTGGCGCGTCGAGGGCGATGACGCCGCCGCCGGTCTGTGGGCAGCGGGCAAACCCTTCATCCTCGCCTTCTGGCACGGCCGGTTGTTGCTGATGACGGTCTACTGGCAACGCAAGGTGCCGATGAACATGCTGATCTCCCAAAGCGCCGACGGCGAATTGATCGCCCGCACCATCGGCCGCATCGGCATCTCGGCAATTCGCGGATCCTCCAAACGCGGCGGCGCGCTCGCGGTACGCAGCATGGTCAAGGTCGCCCGCGCCGGCGAGTGCATCGGCTTCACCCCCGACGGACCGCGCGGCCCACGCATGCACGCCAGCAGCGGGATCATCGACGTCGCCCGGTTATCGGGCCTGCCGATCCTCCCGGTGACGCTCTCGACCCGGCGGCACCGTGTGTTGAATTCCTGGGACCGGTTTTGCGTCCCTCTGCCGTTCTCCCGGGGAATCATCCGCTGGGGAACGCCTCTCGAAGTAGCCCGCGATGCCGACGAGGCGGTGTGCGAGGCCGCGCGCGCCGACCTCGAAGCCAACCTCGTTGCGCTGACCGACGCCGCCGATCGCGCCTGCGGCCGCGACCCCGTCCAACCCGCCGAAGCCCCAGCGGCACAAGCGCCGCTCGACGCCGTGGCCCAATAG
- a CDS encoding ABC transporter ATP-binding protein has product MTKTSPGPAVKGTTKALVVRLFRGYIGKHWRKLTVAMIAMAVIAATTAAYARIMQPLTDLVFVNRDATGMIVVPLAFLAIAVTKGVATYIQTYLLGVFGQRIIADVQNALFAHIIRADIAFFHSTATGGLISNFLNDANLLREALNKALAGIAKDSLTLVFLVGVLFWTDWQLAFIATVIFPLAILPIRTLGKRMRKASTQNQERTGAFSALLGETFAGARHIKAYGMEAHETERARQSNEHRLAAMFKVIRARAAATPAIEILGGLAAAAVVFYAAGFGEVQNRMTAGEFFTFITALGLAYQPLRSIANLNTALQEGLAAAQRIFAMLDTEPAIQNAADAKPLEITGGMIQFENVSHAYSDGAPALRGISFSVPAGETVAIVGPSGAGKSTALNLIPRFYDAEGGSVTIDGQDVKGVTQESLRAAIGFVSQESTLFNDTVRANIAYGRPGAADDEIVAAAKAAAAHEFVTDLPQGYDSVVGESGLKLSGGQRQRIAIARAVLKDAPILLLDEATSALDSDSERQVQDALKRLSTGRTTLVVAHRLSTVIDADRIVVLDGGEIVDAGTHAELLARGGLYAKLYTLQGQPDAGAAPARVQA; this is encoded by the coding sequence TTGACCAAGACCAGCCCTGGCCCCGCGGTGAAGGGCACCACCAAAGCCCTCGTGGTTCGGCTCTTCCGCGGCTATATCGGCAAACATTGGCGCAAACTGACGGTGGCGATGATCGCGATGGCCGTCATTGCCGCCACGACGGCGGCCTATGCCCGGATCATGCAGCCGCTGACCGACCTCGTGTTCGTCAACCGCGACGCGACCGGGATGATCGTTGTACCGCTCGCCTTCCTCGCCATCGCGGTGACCAAGGGCGTCGCGACCTATATCCAAACGTACCTCCTGGGCGTGTTCGGCCAGCGCATCATCGCCGATGTCCAGAACGCGTTGTTCGCCCATATCATCCGCGCCGATATTGCCTTCTTCCACTCGACTGCGACCGGCGGGCTGATCTCGAACTTCCTCAACGACGCCAACCTGCTGCGCGAAGCGCTCAACAAGGCCCTGGCCGGCATTGCCAAGGATTCCCTCACGCTGGTGTTTCTCGTGGGCGTGCTGTTCTGGACCGACTGGCAACTGGCCTTCATCGCCACGGTGATTTTCCCGCTCGCGATCCTGCCGATCCGCACCCTCGGCAAGCGTATGCGCAAGGCATCGACGCAAAACCAGGAACGCACCGGCGCATTCAGCGCGTTGCTGGGTGAGACCTTCGCCGGCGCCCGCCACATTAAGGCCTATGGCATGGAGGCGCACGAAACCGAACGCGCCCGCCAATCCAACGAGCATCGCTTAGCCGCCATGTTCAAGGTGATCCGGGCGCGGGCCGCGGCCACACCGGCGATCGAAATCCTGGGCGGCCTCGCCGCCGCCGCCGTGGTGTTCTACGCCGCGGGCTTCGGCGAGGTGCAGAACCGGATGACCGCGGGCGAATTCTTCACCTTCATCACCGCGCTCGGCCTCGCCTACCAGCCGCTGCGCTCAATCGCCAACCTAAACACCGCCCTGCAAGAGGGCCTTGCCGCGGCTCAGCGCATCTTCGCGATGCTCGACACCGAACCCGCCATCCAGAACGCCGCAGACGCCAAGCCTTTGGAGATCACCGGCGGCATGATCCAATTCGAGAATGTCAGCCACGCCTATAGCGACGGCGCGCCCGCCCTGCGCGGAATCAGTTTCTCCGTGCCCGCGGGCGAAACCGTCGCGATCGTCGGGCCGTCGGGGGCCGGCAAATCGACCGCGCTCAATTTGATCCCGCGCTTCTACGACGCCGAGGGCGGCAGCGTTACCATCGACGGCCAGGACGTCAAAGGCGTGACGCAGGAATCGCTGCGCGCGGCCATCGGTTTCGTCAGTCAGGAATCGACCCTGTTCAACGACACCGTCCGCGCCAATATCGCCTACGGTCGCCCCGGCGCCGCCGACGACGAAATTGTCGCGGCCGCCAAGGCTGCCGCCGCACACGAGTTCGTCACCGACCTGCCGCAGGGCTACGACTCGGTCGTCGGCGAATCCGGCCTCAAACTGTCGGGCGGTCAGCGCCAGCGCATCGCCATCGCCCGCGCGGTATTGAAGGACGCGCCGATCCTACTCCTCGACGAGGCCACCTCGGCGCTCGACAGCGATTCCGAACGCCAGGTGCAGGACGCGCTGAAACGCCTCAGCACCGGGCGCACCACGCTCGTGGTCGCCCACCGACTCTCGACCGTCATCGACGCCGACCGCATCGTCGTCCTCGACGGCGGCGAAATCGTCGACGCCGGCACCCATGCCGAACTGCTCGCCCGCGGTGGGCTCTACGCCAAGCTCTACACGCTGCAGGGCCAACCCGATGCGGGCGCCGCGCCGGCCCGCGTGCAGGCCTAG
- a CDS encoding molybdopterin oxidoreductase family protein: protein MPQTVLTTCPHDCPSQCALEVERLDARTIGRVRGAKTQRYTDGVVCAKVARYAERVHHPDRLTTPLLKQPGGGFAPIDWEAALDLVAEKFVQATQAHGAEAVWPYYYAGTMGKVQRDGINRLRHVMRYSGMKKTICTGTVHPGWKAGVGGMVGGSPYEMAEADMIVLWGTNAVATQVNVMTHVARARKERGAKLVVIDPYRNGSVEVADQHICLRPGTDGALAAAMMHVLFAEGYADRDYMARYTDVPEKLEEHLKTRTPAWAAGITGLSVDEIVAFAREYGATQRAFIRVGYGFSRSRNGSANVHAVSCLPSVTGKWLVQGGGAFFSNSDCFHLDQTLIEGLDAVDASVRVLDMSRIGAVLTGDKLDLGEGPPVTAMLVQNTNPLVVAPDHNRVRQGFAREDLFVCVHEQFMTETAEAADLVLPATTFLEHDDLYSGGGHSYLQLGLQAIEPLAEARPNHAVICGLAKRLGAVHPGFEMSARDLIDATLTASGWPTIDAWDDNWLDCVPDFDTAHFVGGFPTRDGKFHFAPRWDELGPAAAVMPPLPDHQAVIEEVDAVHPFRLVTAPARSYLNSSFTETPTSTKREGRPRVLIHPKAAQAAGVADGALVTLGNTRGQVRVHAKVFDGLQPDVVVVEGIWPNKAFVDGIGINALTGADSPPPNGGAAFHDTAIWIKPD from the coding sequence ATGCCCCAGACGGTTCTCACCACCTGTCCCCACGATTGTCCGAGCCAGTGCGCGCTGGAGGTGGAGCGCCTCGATGCGCGGACCATCGGGCGGGTGCGGGGGGCCAAGACCCAGCGCTATACCGACGGGGTCGTGTGCGCCAAGGTAGCGCGCTATGCCGAGCGGGTGCATCACCCGGACCGTCTGACGACACCTCTCCTCAAACAGCCGGGCGGCGGGTTTGCGCCGATCGATTGGGAGGCGGCGCTGGACCTGGTAGCCGAGAAATTCGTGCAAGCGACCCAGGCGCACGGTGCCGAGGCGGTGTGGCCCTATTACTACGCGGGCACCATGGGCAAGGTGCAGCGCGACGGGATCAACCGGTTGCGCCACGTCATGCGCTATTCGGGCATGAAGAAGACGATCTGCACCGGCACGGTGCACCCGGGCTGGAAGGCCGGGGTCGGCGGCATGGTTGGCGGCAGTCCTTACGAAATGGCCGAGGCCGACATGATTGTGCTGTGGGGCACCAACGCAGTGGCCACCCAGGTCAACGTGATGACCCACGTCGCGCGGGCGCGCAAGGAGCGCGGCGCCAAGCTGGTGGTGATCGATCCCTACCGCAACGGCAGCGTCGAGGTCGCCGATCAGCACATTTGTTTGCGCCCCGGTACCGACGGCGCGCTGGCGGCGGCGATGATGCATGTGCTGTTCGCCGAAGGTTATGCCGACCGCGACTACATGGCGCGCTATACCGACGTGCCGGAAAAGCTGGAAGAACATCTCAAGACGCGCACGCCGGCCTGGGCGGCGGGCATCACCGGGTTGAGCGTCGACGAGATCGTTGCCTTCGCGCGCGAATACGGGGCGACCCAGCGGGCGTTTATTCGCGTGGGCTACGGGTTTTCGCGCTCGCGCAACGGGTCGGCCAACGTCCATGCGGTATCGTGTCTGCCGAGCGTGACCGGCAAGTGGCTGGTCCAGGGCGGCGGCGCGTTTTTCAGCAACTCGGATTGCTTTCATCTGGATCAAACTTTGATCGAGGGGCTGGATGCGGTCGATGCCTCGGTGCGGGTGCTCGACATGTCGCGCATCGGCGCCGTGTTGACCGGCGACAAGCTGGACTTGGGCGAGGGACCGCCGGTGACAGCGATGCTGGTGCAAAACACCAACCCGCTCGTGGTCGCGCCGGACCACAACCGGGTGCGCCAAGGTTTCGCCCGCGAGGATCTCTTTGTGTGCGTGCACGAGCAGTTCATGACCGAAACCGCCGAGGCCGCCGACCTGGTGTTGCCGGCGACCACGTTTCTCGAACACGACGATCTCTATTCCGGCGGCGGTCATTCCTATCTTCAACTCGGCCTGCAAGCGATCGAACCGCTGGCCGAGGCGCGCCCCAACCATGCGGTGATTTGCGGCCTGGCGAAGCGGCTGGGTGCGGTCCATCCGGGGTTTGAGATGAGCGCCCGCGACTTGATCGACGCGACGCTGACGGCCTCGGGCTGGCCCACGATCGACGCGTGGGACGACAACTGGCTCGACTGCGTCCCCGATTTCGACACTGCGCATTTCGTCGGCGGTTTTCCCACGCGCGATGGCAAGTTCCATTTCGCGCCGCGCTGGGACGAACTCGGGCCCGCCGCCGCCGTCATGCCGCCGCTGCCCGACCATCAGGCAGTGATCGAGGAAGTCGACGCGGTGCATCCCTTCCGCCTAGTCACCGCACCGGCGCGCAGCTATCTCAACAGTTCGTTCACCGAGACGCCGACCTCGACCAAACGCGAGGGCCGCCCTCGGGTGCTGATCCACCCTAAGGCGGCGCAGGCCGCGGGCGTGGCCGACGGCGCGCTGGTCACGCTCGGCAATACACGCGGGCAGGTGCGGGTCCACGCCAAGGTGTTCGACGGGCTGCAACCCGACGTCGTGGTCGTGGAAGGCATCTGGCCCAACAAAGCGTTCGTGGACGGGATCGGGATCAACGCGTTGACCGGTGCCGATTCGCCGCCGCCCAATGGCGGCGCGGCGTTCCACGATACCGCGATCTGGATCAAGCCCGACTGA
- a CDS encoding diacylglycerol kinase family protein has product MARRILIIHNPAAGKRRTALLDGVVAALRARGIVPAIIATIEPGHATALARAADADVVVAAGGDGTINEVVHGLMTRDGVRPAFATLPLGTINVLALELGLPRDAAGLAGVLAEGPLIPVTVGRANDRHFLLTAGAGVDAAAVKFLSPGLKKLFGQTAYYIALVRALIAEGNTVFDVEIEGETHRVSSVIVTNASRYAGDKVVAPEARLTGRDLHVLIGTRHGRWNLMRYGAAYLRGVLPSLPDVRILPVQRLRIAGPAGKPVQLDGDNRLTTPVEIEVAEAPLMIATLRAPGGPDVRSG; this is encoded by the coding sequence ATGGCGCGGCGCATTCTCATCATTCACAACCCGGCAGCGGGAAAACGGCGCACCGCGTTGTTGGACGGCGTGGTCGCGGCGCTGCGCGCGCGCGGGATTGTGCCGGCGATCATTGCGACCATAGAACCGGGTCATGCGACCGCCCTCGCCCGCGCCGCCGATGCCGATGTAGTCGTCGCGGCGGGCGGCGATGGGACGATCAACGAGGTGGTGCACGGGTTGATGACCCGCGACGGGGTCCGGCCCGCCTTTGCCACCCTGCCGCTGGGCACGATCAATGTTTTGGCCCTGGAACTTGGGTTGCCGCGCGATGCGGCGGGCCTAGCCGGCGTCCTGGCCGAAGGGCCGCTGATCCCGGTGACGGTGGGCCGGGCCAACGACCGACACTTTTTGTTGACCGCCGGCGCGGGCGTCGATGCGGCGGCGGTGAAGTTTCTTTCGCCCGGCCTGAAAAAATTGTTCGGGCAGACCGCCTATTACATTGCGCTCGTGCGGGCGCTGATTGCCGAGGGCAACACGGTGTTCGATGTCGAGATCGAAGGCGAGACGCACCGGGTTTCCTCGGTGATCGTCACCAACGCATCGCGCTATGCCGGGGACAAGGTTGTGGCCCCGGAGGCACGGCTGACCGGGCGCGATCTTCATGTGCTGATCGGCACGCGGCATGGCCGGTGGAACCTGATGCGCTATGGCGCGGCCTACCTGCGCGGAGTGTTGCCCAGTTTGCCGGATGTGCGGATTTTGCCGGTGCAGCGGCTGCGTATCGCCGGACCGGCGGGCAAACCGGTGCAGCTTGACGGCGACAACCGCCTGACGACCCCGGTCGAGATCGAGGTGGCGGAGGCACCGTTGATGATCGCGACCTTGAGGGCGCCCGGCGGCCCGGACGTCAGGTCAGGATGA
- a CDS encoding 3'(2'),5'-bisphosphate nucleotidase CysQ yields the protein MTTARNRHDDLGADHLLLLEAVREAGALALRYFRTDVEAWDKSPDNPVSEADLAVDRLLREQLTGARPDFGWLSEETEDNAERRTKSHVWIVDPIDGTRAFLRGDAQFAVSAALVVDGHPVLGAVYNPATDELFEAIKGGGARLNGTPIAVSTCTDPVRARMLASKRTFRNHDWAAVADGAEFHFVNSMAYRMAVVADGRYDATITMTNKSEWDIAAAHLIVEEAGGCVTRVDGSPITYNREHVHHDNVIAACRTLHDILVTGLKT from the coding sequence GTGACGACGGCGCGCAACCGGCACGACGATCTCGGCGCCGACCACCTGCTGCTTCTCGAAGCGGTGCGCGAGGCCGGTGCCTTGGCGCTGCGCTACTTCCGCACCGATGTCGAAGCTTGGGACAAATCGCCCGACAACCCGGTCAGCGAGGCCGACCTCGCGGTCGATCGGTTGCTCCGCGAGCAACTCACCGGCGCCCGCCCGGATTTCGGTTGGCTCTCGGAGGAGACCGAGGATAACGCCGAGCGGCGCACCAAGAGCCACGTGTGGATCGTCGATCCGATCGACGGTACCCGCGCCTTTTTACGCGGCGACGCCCAGTTCGCAGTGTCGGCGGCACTCGTGGTCGACGGCCACCCCGTGTTGGGTGCGGTCTACAACCCCGCCACCGATGAACTCTTCGAGGCGATCAAGGGCGGCGGCGCGCGGCTCAACGGCACCCCGATCGCGGTGTCGACCTGCACCGATCCGGTCCGCGCCCGCATGCTCGCGTCCAAACGCACCTTTCGCAATCACGATTGGGCCGCTGTCGCGGACGGCGCCGAGTTTCATTTCGTCAACTCGATGGCCTACCGCATGGCCGTCGTCGCCGACGGTCGCTACGACGCCACGATCACCATGACCAACAAGAGCGAATGGGATATCGCCGCCGCCCACCTTATCGTCGAGGAAGCCGGCGGTTGCGTTACCCGCGTCGACGGGAGCCCGATCACCTACAACCGCGAACACGTCCACCACGACAACGTCATCGCCGCCTGCCGCACGCTCCACGACATCCTCGTCACGGGCCTCAAGACCTAG
- a CDS encoding TldD/PmbA family protein codes for MTQSRDAEARTLAFLSGLVDRAIKAGADAADAIAAESVSLAVSQRLGKHEDLERSEAVDLGLRVMLGRRQAIVSSTDRSEAAVDELVARAVSMAKIAPEDPHIGLADAGLIATSWPDLDLVDTVEPTPEDLYARTAAAEDAARAVPGVTNSEGADASWGRSTVALATSNGFAAAYSGTSHSVSASVIAGTGTGMERDYDYSAVRFAADLDDPAAVGRRAGERAVKRLNPRKVKSAAVPVIFDPRISNGLLRHVAGAINGAAVARGTSFLRDKLNQKIFADGIVIVDDPHRKAGMASRPFDGEGVANRRMNIVEDGVLTTWLLDTATGHQLGMTSTGHATRGASSPPSPGTTNLYMEPGALTPDALMADIASGFYVTELIGYGVNGVTGDYSRGAAGYWIENGALAYPVSELTIAGNLKTMFLNATPANDLEFRYGTNAPTIRIEGLTVAGA; via the coding sequence ATGACTCAATCACGCGATGCAGAGGCGCGAACCCTTGCGTTCCTGAGCGGCCTTGTGGACAGGGCCATCAAGGCCGGTGCAGATGCCGCCGACGCCATTGCCGCCGAAAGCGTTTCGCTCGCCGTGTCGCAACGCCTGGGCAAACACGAAGACCTCGAGCGTTCCGAAGCCGTCGACCTCGGCCTGCGTGTGATGTTGGGCCGCCGCCAGGCCATTGTGTCCTCGACCGACCGCAGCGAGGCAGCCGTCGACGAACTCGTCGCCCGCGCAGTCTCCATGGCCAAGATCGCGCCCGAAGACCCGCATATCGGCCTTGCCGACGCCGGCCTCATCGCCACTTCCTGGCCCGACCTCGACCTCGTCGATACGGTCGAGCCCACGCCCGAGGATCTCTATGCCCGCACCGCTGCCGCCGAGGATGCGGCCCGCGCGGTCCCCGGCGTCACCAATTCCGAAGGCGCCGACGCAAGCTGGGGCCGCAGCACCGTGGCGCTGGCCACTTCGAACGGATTCGCCGCCGCCTACAGCGGCACCTCGCACTCGGTCTCGGCCTCGGTGATTGCCGGTACCGGCACCGGCATGGAGCGCGACTACGACTATTCCGCCGTGCGTTTCGCCGCCGACCTCGACGATCCCGCCGCGGTCGGTCGGCGTGCCGGCGAACGCGCGGTCAAACGGCTCAACCCGCGCAAGGTAAAGTCGGCCGCCGTCCCCGTGATCTTCGATCCGCGCATCTCCAACGGCCTGCTGCGCCATGTCGCCGGGGCCATCAATGGCGCTGCCGTGGCGCGCGGAACCAGTTTCTTACGCGACAAGCTCAACCAAAAGATCTTCGCCGACGGCATCGTCATCGTCGACGATCCGCACCGTAAGGCAGGCATGGCCTCGCGGCCGTTCGACGGCGAGGGAGTCGCCAACCGGCGGATGAACATCGTCGAAGACGGCGTGCTGACGACGTGGTTGCTCGACACCGCGACCGGCCACCAACTCGGCATGACCTCGACAGGTCACGCCACCCGCGGCGCATCCTCGCCACCTTCGCCCGGCACGACCAACCTGTATATGGAACCCGGCGCCCTAACCCCCGACGCCCTGATGGCCGATATCGCCTCGGGCTTCTACGTCACCGAATTGATCGGCTACGGCGTCAACGGCGTCACCGGCGATTACAGCCGCGGTGCCGCCGGTTATTGGATCGAAAACGGCGCCCTCGCCTACCCGGTCAGCGAACTAACCATCGCCGGCAACCTCAAGACCATGTTCCTCAACGCCACCCCGGCCAACGACCTCGAATTCCGCTACGGCACCAACGCGCCGACGATCCGTATCGAGGGCCTGACCGTGGCCGGCGCGTGA